One Mugil cephalus isolate CIBA_MC_2020 chromosome 12, CIBA_Mcephalus_1.1, whole genome shotgun sequence DNA segment encodes these proteins:
- the LOC125017758 gene encoding CD209 antigen-like protein E: protein MENIYVNIEELKPVSPKHSTNCSDKKTQRGPWSLYLGFTVFLCVFLFAGLIILGVLYVIKDNLTAKRNLLNANLTKELESLSEHNRKLHDSVAELSAIKVNLTELLQTSNNKLSSMTEERDLLNANLAKLRCLFEPKKMCHGEWKMFSCSCYFFSKESGSWDKGRQDCRNKGAELVVINSPEEQMFLFNVTKNYMWIGLNDREVEGTLKWVDGTPLTLQYWTENQPDNGGGVNTNEDCVHTGHRHTPAWNDLPCTNSLPWICEKLP from the exons ATGGAGAATATTTATGTCAACATTGAAGAACTCAAACCTGTCAGCCCAAAACACTCAACAAATTGCTCAGATAAGAAGACACAAAGAG gTCCATGGAGTTTATATTTGGGTTTtactgtctttctgtgtgttttcctgtttgctgGGCTCATCATCCTTGGTGTTCTCT ACGTCATCAAAGACAACCTGACTGCAAAGAGAAACTTGCTCAACGCCAACCTGACTAAAGAGTTGGAGAGTTTGTCTGAACACA accGTAAGTTACATGATTCAGTTGCAGAGCTCTCTGCCATCAAAGTTAACTTGACTGAGCTCCTACAGACCAGCAACAACAAACTCTCCTCCATGACTGAAGAGAGAGACCTGCTGAACGCAAACCTGGCTAAACTTCGGTGTTTGTTTGAACCGA AGAAAATGTGCCACGGAGAATGGAAAATGTTCagttgttcctgttatttcttctctaaagagtctggttCCTGGGATAAAGGGAGACAGGACTGTAGAAACAAAGGAGCAGAACTGGTGGTGATAAACAGCCCTGAAGAACAG ATGTTTCTATTCAACGTCACCAAAAACTACATGTGGATCGGTTTGAATGACAGAGAAGTGGAAGGAACCTTGAAATGGGTTGATGGGACTCCACTGACTCTGCA GTACTGGACGGAAAATCAGCCTGATAATGGAGGTGGAGTTAATACTAATGAGGACTGTGTGCATACAGGACATAGACACACCCCTGCTTGGAATGATCTGCCATGTACAAACTCTCTTCCGTGGATTTGTGAAAAACTACCATAA